In Falco cherrug isolate bFalChe1 chromosome 2, bFalChe1.pri, whole genome shotgun sequence, the following are encoded in one genomic region:
- the FILIP1L gene encoding filamin A-interacting protein 1-like → MVVDEQQRLTEQLNQQSQKIQELTISAEQAHEKLAFAEAKVQEEKQRASRLEAELQAQSSKISQDQEAMMAKLTNEDCQNRQLRLKLTALSRQIDELEETNKSLRRAEEELQDLRDKINKGECGNTMLMTEVEELRKRLLEMEGKDEELIKMEDQCTELNRKLEKEASQSTNLKGEVDKLNKRIMELEKLEDAFNKSKQECYSMKCNLEREKMLTKQLSHELDGLKARVGELEAIESKLEKTEFTLKEDLTKLKSLTVMLVDDRKTMGEKIKQTEEKLQAATSQLQVEQNKVMSVTEKLIEESKKALKSKSDAEEKMSSVTKERDELKNKLKAEEEKGSDLVSKVNILRKRLQSLEAVEKEFLKNKIKESTKSSTSLQQENNKIKELSQEVERLKQKLKEMKAIEDDLMKTEDEFESLERRYANERDRAKLLSEELEAVKMEVARYKSTEKAEHSEEQRLFKKLREEEAKSSHLSREVDALKEKIHEYMATEDLISHLRGDQSVLQKKLLQQENKNRELTREMESLTKELERYRRLSKNFRPGLNGRRISDLQVFSKEVQTDPADNEPPDYKTLMPLEQTVINGQLYEDSDNEDKGNNEEELKVSFKSNPSIANVVNKKLWIPWMKSKDSHPQNGKIHTKQNGNCTQTGDLVLSHTPGQPLHIKVTPDHGQNTATLEITSPTTESPHSYTSTAVIPNCGTPKQRITIIQNASLTPVKSKAAEGYMSPEQVISPITMATFTRSQTPESCGSLTPERTMSPLALPGSSSQEQILSSEPLETGAKHAVFRVSPDRQSSWHFQRSNSTGSSVITTEDNKIHIHLGSPYVQALTNSKPISPCNQVQDNRTPTLANGLPSKPTNKITSSITITPTATPLPRQSQITVSNVYN, encoded by the coding sequence ATGGTGGTGGATGAACAGCAAAGACTCACTGAACAGTTGAACCAACAAAGTCAAAAAATTCAAGAATTAACCATTTCTGCAGAACAAGCACATGAGAAGCTGGCTTTCGCTGAAGCCAAAGTTcaagaagagaagcagagagccagcaggctggaggctgAACTTCAAGCCCAAAGCAGTAAGATTTCCCAAGACCAAGAGGCAATGATGGCCAAACTAACTAATGAAGACTGTCAGAATCGTCAGCTTCGGTTAAAATTAACTGCTCTCAGCCGACAAATCGATGAGCTGGAAGAGACCAATAAGTCTTTACGAAGAGCAGAAGAAGAACTGCAAGACCTAAGGGATAAGATAAATAAGGGAGAGTGTGGGAACACCATGCTTATGACCGAAGTAGAAGAACTACGGAAACGACTGCTagagatggaaggaaaagatgaagagCTCATAAAAATGGAAGATCAGTGCACAGAACTTAATAGAAAGTTAGAAAAAGAAGCATCACAGAGCACGAACCTTAAAGGGGAAGTTGACAAACTTAACAAAAGAATTATGGAGCTGGAGAAATTAGAAGATGCTTTCAACAAGAGCAAACAGGAATGTTACTCCATGAAGTGCAAcctagaaagagaaaaaatgttaacaaagcAGTTGTCCCATGAGCTGGATGGCTTAAAAGCTAGAGTTGGTGAGCTTGAAGCAATTGAAAGCAAGTTAGAAAAAACTGAGTTTACACTTAAGGAAGATTTAACAAAGCTGAAGAGTCTAACCGTGATGCTTGTGGATGACAGAAAAACTATGggtgaaaaaataaagcaaacagaagaaaagctgcaagcTGCAACTTCTCAGCTTCAGGTGGAACAAAATAAAGTGATGTCCGTTACAGAAAAACTAATTGAGGAAAGTAAAAAGGCACTGAAATCAAAATctgatgcagaggaaaaaatgtccagtgttacaaaagaaagagatgaactgaaaaacaaactcaaagcagaagaggagaaaggaagtgATCTTGTTTCCAAAGtgaatattttaagaaagagaCTTCAGTCACTGGAAGCTGTTGAAAAagagtttctgaaaaataaaatcaaggagAGTACTAAATCCAGCACCTccttgcagcaggaaaacaacaaaatcaaagaGCTTTCTCAAGAAGTTGAGAGACTTaagcagaagctgaaagaaatgaaggCCATAGAAGATGATCTTATGAAAACTGAAGATGAATTTGAGTCTTTAGAACGAAGATATGCCAACGAACGGGACAGAGCCAAGCTCCTATCAGAGGAACTGGAAGCTGTGAAAATGGAAGTGGCGAGGTATAAAtcaacagaaaaggcagagcacAGTGAAGAGCAGCGCCTTTTTAAGAAGCTCAGAGAAGAGGAAGCTAAATCAAGTCACCTTTCCAGAGAAGTAGAtgcactgaaagagaaaattcaTGAATACATGGCAACAGAAGACCTGATCTCTCACCTCCGAGGCGATCAGAGTGTCTTACAGAAAaaacttctccagcaagaaaacaagaacagggAGTTAACAAGAGAAATGGAAAGCCTCACAAAAGAACTGGAGAGATACAGACGCTTAAGCAAGAACTTCAGGCCTGGTCTCAATGGAAGGAGAATTTCTGACTTGCAAGTTTTTTCTAAAGAAGTCCAGACAGATCCAGCAGACAATGAACCACCTGATTATAAAACCCTCATGCCTTTAGAGCAAACAGTCATAAATGGGCAACTGTACGAAGACAGTGATAATGAGGACAAAGGCAACAACGAGGAAGAATTAAAGGTGTCTTTCAAAAGCAACCCATCCATTGCAAATGTCGTGAACAAAAAATTATGGATCCCTTGGATGAAGTCCAAAGACAGCCATCCTCAAAATGGAAAGATTCATACAAAGCAAAATGGTAACTGCACACAGACCGGAGACCTAGTGCTAAGCCATACACCTGGCCAACCTCTTCACATAAAAGTAACTCCAGACCATGGACAGAACACAGCAACGCTTGAAATAACTAGTCCTACCACTGAAAGTCCTCACTCCTACACAAGCACAGCAGTTATACCCAACTGTGGCACTCCCAAGCAAAGAATAACCATTATTCAAAATGCCTCCTTAACACCTGTAaaatcaaaagcagcagaaggttATATGAGCCCAGAACAAGTAATTTCTCCTATTACTATGGCTACTTTTACAAGGTCTCAAACTCCTGAATCATGTGGTTCTTTAACTCCTGAAAGAACAATGTCCCCTTTGGCTTTACCAGGCTCAAGTTCTCAGGAACAAATACTCTCCTCAGAGCCTTTGGAAACGGGAGCCAAGCATGCTGTTTTTAGAGTATCCCCAGACAGGCAGTCATCATGGCACTTTCAGAGATCTAACAGTACGGGATCAAGTGTAATAACTACTGAGGATAACAAAATCCACATCCACTTAGGAAGTCCTTACGTCCAAGCTCTCACCAATTCCAAGCCCATCAGCCCTTGTAATCAGGTGCAAGACAACAGAACTCCAACACTAGCTAATGGCCTACCCAGTAAGCCCACCAATAAAATCACCAGCAGTATTACTATCACACCAacagccactcctctcccacgGCAATCACAAATTACAGTAAGTAATGTCTATAACTGA